One Rhipicephalus microplus isolate Deutch F79 chromosome 4, USDA_Rmic, whole genome shotgun sequence genomic window carries:
- the LOC119172093 gene encoding uncharacterized protein LOC119172093 has translation MLRSWSLAILLVVLLVVCSVVRAAPPPKGGSSRPSGGSSKPAPTVQETGGLFDAIKTASGQVQYASDRFPVSYNTAATRFQSWAQENKDSIAKSAVDAFNFARTVFKPLEAEIARNAPKAPAPKGGASKA, from the exons ATGCTTCGTTCGTGGAGCCTGGCTATCCTACTCGTGGTGCTGCTGGTCGTGTGCTCGGTTGTGAGGGCAGCACCACCGCCTAAGGGGGGCTCGTCCAGGCCTTCGGGAGGCTCGTCCAAGCCGGCTCCGACGGTACAAGAGACCGGTGGCTTATTTGACGCCATCAAGACTGCCA GCGGACAGGTTCAATACGCGTCGGACAGGTTTCCCGTGAGCTACAACACGGCCGCCACGCGGTTCCAGAGCTGGGCCCAGGAAAACAAGGACAGCATCGCCAAGTCGGCCGTGGACGCCTTCAACTTCGCGCGCACTGTATTCAAGCCTCTCGAGGCCGAGATAGCGAGAAACGCTCCAAAGGCTCCCGCTCCAAAAGGTGGAGCTTCCAAGGCTTGA